A region of the Bacteroidales bacterium genome:
AAGTGTCCTGGAGATTTTTTTCACTTCTTCATACGAGCCGTCCTGAATATCCACAGGGTTGATGTTGCCGCAACGAATCACATCCGGTCCGACAATTTTATAAGCCTCTTCAAGATCTACCTGCCAGTCGAGGTCAAGGATGTCAACTCCCAGATCTTTGATTTCACTTAGCAGATGGGTTATGTCGCCACAGATGTGTAATTTTACCAGACCACCCTGTTCATGGATGAAGTCAACAATTTCCTTCTGGCGGTCTTTGACATAAGTTGCATAGGTGTTTGGATCAATCTGGGAGCAGATGGCATCTCCCATTCCGATGATATCGCATCCGGCTTCTAATTGAGCTTTGGCGAAGTCTTTGGCTGTAACGACGCATTTGTCCAGAAGGCTATTGGAAAAATCCGGATCGGTCATCAATTGCATAAGCATTTCCGAAACACCTGCAAGGTCTGCAGCTTCGGCAAGCGGACCTTCTATCCAGCCTATAACCGGTACTTCTCCCTTTAATAATTGCTGGTAATATTCGGCGCCTTTGATACGGTCACGGGTGCGTTCGCTTTTATACACATCAGGGTTTTTGAGCGCCTGAACGTCTTCATAGGAAGTAACAATTTTTGTATTGCAACGGGGTACAGCCTCAGGCAGGAACTCTACCGGCGCTCCGAAAGCTGAAGTCTCCCGGTAGGGATCCGATATCAAACCCACCATATCGGTGTCGAAATCTTCCATCACACGCATGTTCGATTCAACGAGCACCTTGTAGTCAGAAGCCAGCTCACCGTATGTATGGCCGGCATAACGGGCGGCAAAGTGCATCACGATCGGACGGAAAAGCGTCCGGTCAATAGGTTCACCCTTGAGAAGCCGGGAAAAACATTCTTTTTTATTCATATAATAGTCTTTTTATTAGCACCTTACTTCTTATTTCTTTGCATTTTTAGGCAGAAAATGAAATTAGGATTTCCAGTCTATCTAATTTAGGATCAATTGTTTCCATCCCCGTTGTAATATTCTGCCAGGCTCTTTATCAATATTTCACCCGACCGAATGTTGTTTTCTTTGGTATAGATGTTCCCGGCGCCTTCACAGAGCACGGATGAGATACCAAATTGTTTGTGCGGGCCGGCCGACCAGCTTACATAGCCATAACCCGGTTCTCCGGTGCGAACATCAAGGTCCTCGACAAGGGTATCGGGATCATGGCTCCTGATAATGTCCCGTAACCGGGTCCATTCTGCTACTTCATTCCCGATCTCCGGGCCGGGCCTTAAAAGAGGTTCCACCGGTCCCTGCCACGTGTGCATTGACCAAATGGTGGTTGCCGGTGCTTCCGATTGCATAATTTGCTCCAGATCCTTCTGGCTTATGTAAGCCTCGTGGGCCTGTTCCGTTGAGTCAGCACCTTCCGGCCTGTAACTGCGGTTCATGTCCACGCCTTCTGCATTGACACG
Encoded here:
- a CDS encoding uroporphyrinogen decarboxylase family protein — its product is MNKKECFSRLLKGEPIDRTLFRPIVMHFAARYAGHTYGELASDYKVLVESNMRVMEDFDTDMVGLISDPYRETSAFGAPVEFLPEAVPRCNTKIVTSYEDVQALKNPDVYKSERTRDRIKGAEYYQQLLKGEVPVIGWIEGPLAEAADLAGVSEMLMQLMTDPDFSNSLLDKCVVTAKDFAKAQLEAGCDIIGMGDAICSQIDPNTYATYVKDRQKEIVDFIHEQGGLVKLHICGDITHLLSEIKDLGVDILDLDWQVDLEEAYKIVGPDVIRCGNINPVDIQDGSYEEVKKISRTL